A single uncultured Methanolobus sp. DNA region contains:
- a CDS encoding flavodoxin family protein, with translation MKVVAINGSPRKEGNTAAMLKRLTSKLEAEGIETETIHIGGKKVHGCTACMKCFEKKNDLCIFDDDPINECITKMKEADGIVIGSPTYFADVNTETKALIDRAGYVSLANGGFFSRKAGAAVVAVRRAGAVAAYDSINHLFGITSMVTVGSSYWNLGIGLHPGDVNEDEEGMRTMDNLAANMAWLLKKINSE, from the coding sequence ATGAAAGTAGTCGCTATAAACGGAAGTCCACGTAAAGAAGGAAACACAGCAGCCATGCTGAAAAGACTCACATCCAAACTTGAAGCAGAAGGGATAGAGACCGAAACGATCCACATTGGCGGGAAGAAGGTTCATGGCTGTACAGCATGTATGAAATGTTTTGAGAAAAAGAACGACCTTTGTATTTTTGATGATGATCCTATCAATGAGTGTATCACAAAAATGAAGGAAGCCGATGGAATTGTAATTGGTTCACCAACTTACTTTGCTGATGTAAACACAGAGACCAAGGCGCTCATCGACCGTGCAGGATATGTATCACTTGCAAACGGTGGTTTCTTTTCAAGAAAAGCCGGTGCGGCGGTTGTAGCAGTTCGCAGGGCGGGCGCAGTAGCTGCTTATGATTCGATCAACCACCTGTTTGGAATCACCAGTATGGTAACTGTGGGTTCATCTTACTGGAACCTTGGTATTGGTCTTCATCCGGGGGATGTTAACGAGGATGAAGAGGGTATGAGGACAATGGACAACCTTGCAGCTAACATGGCATGGTTGCTGAAAAAGATCAATTCCGAGTAA